Proteins encoded in a region of the Triticum dicoccoides isolate Atlit2015 ecotype Zavitan chromosome 3A, WEW_v2.0, whole genome shotgun sequence genome:
- the LOC119267396 gene encoding probable glutathione S-transferase GSTU6 yields MIRRTRSTRPTIKKSPPYTPARLLNHRTTRSAGTAAMAAATGGGGGSREEGLTLLGFWTSPFALRARFALNLKGVPYEYVEEDLFGERGKSPLLLASNPADGGKVPVLIHGGRPVAESLVILEYIDEAFPERLPRLLPPPDDPRGRAAARFWAACVDQKLLPTWTPLYAGSTAEERAGAAREVVAVLEAFEGELGDRDFFGGDGVGLVDVALGGFLGWLRASEAMCGVRTVDPARTPRLAAWAERFGALDGVREVVPDAAPLVEYNLMKRARLGLPYLPPHQTQQ; encoded by the coding sequence ATGATCCGTCGCACCAGATCCACCAGACCAACCATCAAAAAATCCCCACCATACACACCCGCGAGGCTGCTCAATCATCGCACCACTCGATCGGCAGGCACGGCAGCAATGGCGGCGGCGACCGGAGGCGGCGGCGGTAGCAGGGAGGAGGGGCTGACGCTGCTGGGGTTCTGGACGAGCCCGTTCGCGCTGCGTGCGCGGTTCGCGCTGAACCTCAAGGGCGTCCCCTACGAGTACGTGGAGGAGGACCTGTTCGGCGAGCGGGGCAAGAGCCCGCTCCTCCTCGCCTCCAACCCGGCCGACGGCGGGAAGGTGCCCGTGCTCATCCACGGCGGCCGCCCCgtcgccgagtcgctggtcatcctGGAGTACATCGACGAGGCGTTCCCGGAGCGCCTCCCGCGCCTCCTGCCCCCGCCCGACGACCCGcgcggccgcgccgccgcccgcttctGGGCGGCCTGCGTCGACCAGAAGCTGCTCCCCACGTGGACGCCGCTCTACGCCGGGAGCACGGCCGAGGAGCGGGCGGGCGCGGCGAGGGAGGTCGTCGCCGTGCTGGAGGCGTTCGAGGGGGAGCTCGGGGACAGGGACTTCTTCGGCGGGGACGGCGTGGGGCTGGTGGACGTGGCGCTCGGCGGGTTCCTCGGGTGGCTGCGCGCGTCGGAGGCCATGTGCGGCGTGCGGACCGTCGACCCGGCCAGGACGCCGCGGCTGGCGGCGTGGGCGGAGCGGTTCGGCGCGCTGGACGGCGTGAGGGAGGTCGTGCCGGACGCGGCGCCGCTGGTGGAGTACAACCTCATGAAGCGGGCTCGCCTAGGCCTGCCGTATCTGCCGCCGCATCAGACGCAGCAGTAG
- the LOC119271329 gene encoding uncharacterized protein LOC119271329: protein MVGKDVVPTATTQRKSVARRLWRVVRAVLYMLRRGVLPSGRKLAMDLGLLLRRGKKAGKALGGLSSARSSSFSCRALDPALAVHEPSRTRREVEFSCSNTPFSAAATSRGHRGDEGPGCYYSYDAADIARVFEMLNEGGHPFDDDALVVAPATATPSPALWTSSSSGAGRNPGARRLRIADSPYSAPGNETPGEQQVDRKADEFIRRFYEQLRAQKSVAATPENDGHAAGSYTGRSPRPVAAGTV, encoded by the coding sequence ATGGTCGGCAAGGACGTCGTGCCGACGGCGACCACCCAGCGGAAGAGCGTGGCGAGGCGGCTGTGGCGCGTGGTGCGCGCCGTGCTCTACATGCTGCGGCGCGGGGTGCTCCCGTCCGGGCGCAAGCTGGCCATggacctcggcctcctcctccgccgcggcaAGAAAGCCGGCAAGGCCCTCGGCGGCCTTTCCTCGGCGAGGTCGTCGTCCTTCTCGTGCCGCGCGCTCGACCCGGCCCTCGCGGTGCACGAGCCCTCGCGCACCCGCCGCGAGGTCGAGTTCAGCTGCAGCAACACCCCTTTCTCCGCCGCCGCCACGAGCCGCGGCCACCGCGGCGACGAGGGCCCCGGGTGCTACTACAGCTACGACGCGGCCGACATCGCCAGGGTGTTCGAGATGCTCAACGAGGGCGGCCACCCCTTCGACGACGACGCGCTCGTGGTGGCGCCGGCCACCGCGACGCCGTCGCCCGCTCTGTGGACTTCATCCTCCTCCGGGGCCGGGCGAAACCCGGGGGCTAGGCGGCTCCGCATCGCCGACTCGCCGTACTCGGCGCCGGGCAACGAAACGCCGGGCGAGCAGCAGGTGGACAGGAAGGCCGACGAGTTCATCAGGAGGTTCTACGAGCAGCTGCGCGCCCAGAAGAGCGTCGCCGCCACGCCGGAGAACGACGGTCACGCCGCCGGCTCGTACACCGGCCGTTCCCCACGTCCGGTCGCCGCCGGCACCGTTTAG